The Bordetella sp. FB-8 genome includes a window with the following:
- the acpP gene encoding acyl carrier protein, which translates to MESIEQRVKKIVAEQLGVNEAEIKNESSFLDDLGADSLDMVELVMALEDEFETEIPDEEAEKITTVQQAIDYINSHSKQ; encoded by the coding sequence ATGGAAAGCATCGAACAGCGCGTCAAGAAGATCGTCGCTGAACAACTTGGCGTCAACGAAGCCGAGATCAAGAACGAGTCCTCTTTCCTTGACGACCTCGGTGCCGATTCGCTCGACATGGTCGAACTGGTCATGGCGCTCGAGGACGAATTCGAAACCGAGATCCCCGACGAAGAGGCAGAGAAGATCACGACGGTGCAACAGGCCATCGACTACATCAACTCGCACAGCAAGCAATAA
- the fabG gene encoding 3-oxoacyl-ACP reductase FabG, protein MSTSELQGKIALVTGATRGIGRAIALELARRGATVVGTATSESGAKTVQDALAPMGGRGVVLDVTDATACDALIEELTRQGGPNILVNNAGITRDGLAMRMKDDDWSAVIDTNLSALFRLSRGAMRPMMKARWGRIINVTSVVGASGNAGQANYAAAKAGVAGMARALARELGSRAITVNCVAPGFIDTDMTRVLGQEQTASLIQQIPLGHLGQPEDIAHAVAFLASPQAGYITGTTLHVNGGMYMQ, encoded by the coding sequence ATGAGCACTTCCGAACTGCAAGGCAAGATCGCGCTGGTTACCGGCGCCACGCGCGGTATCGGCCGCGCCATCGCGCTGGAGCTGGCCCGCCGCGGCGCCACCGTGGTCGGCACGGCCACTTCCGAGTCGGGTGCCAAAACGGTGCAGGACGCGCTGGCCCCCATGGGCGGCCGCGGCGTCGTGCTGGACGTGACCGATGCGACCGCCTGCGATGCCCTGATCGAGGAACTGACCAGGCAGGGCGGCCCGAATATTCTGGTCAACAACGCCGGCATCACCCGCGACGGCCTGGCCATGCGCATGAAGGATGATGACTGGTCCGCCGTGATCGATACCAACCTGTCGGCGCTGTTCCGCCTTTCGCGTGGGGCGATGCGCCCCATGATGAAGGCCCGCTGGGGCCGCATCATCAACGTGACCTCGGTCGTCGGAGCCAGCGGCAACGCCGGCCAGGCCAACTATGCCGCCGCCAAGGCGGGCGTGGCGGGCATGGCGCGCGCGCTGGCGCGCGAACTGGGCAGCCGGGCCATCACCGTCAACTGCGTGGCCCCGGGTTTCATCGATACCGACATGACGCGCGTGCTGGGCCAAGAGCAAACCGCCTCGCTGATCCAGCAGATTCCGCTGGGTCATCTGGGCCAGCCGGAAGATATCGCTCATGCGGTGGCTTTCCTGGCCAGTCCGCAAGCTGGGTATATTACGGGTACAACGCTGCATGTTAACGGCGGAATGTATATGCAATAA
- the fabD gene encoding ACP S-malonyltransferase yields MKIAFVFPGQGSQSVGMLDAWAGNAAVTDVLARASAALGQDLGALIAQGPADQLNLTTHTQPVMLAAAYACYAAWTVAGGRRPDVMAGHSLGEYTALAAAGSMALEDAVRLVRVRADAMQTAVPVGTGGMAAILGLDDDAVRAACAQAAQGEVVEAVNFNAPAQVVIAGHKTAVERACEAAKAAGAKRALPLPVSAPFHSSLLKPAADVLAGALSKIPVSAPSIPVINNVDVAQAGDPAAIRDALVRQAWHPVRWVETIQAMKAQGVTHVIECGPGKVLTGLVKRIDGDLVGLSIADPASLEAALATLKS; encoded by the coding sequence ATGAAAATCGCATTTGTTTTTCCCGGCCAGGGGTCGCAGTCGGTCGGCATGCTTGATGCCTGGGCCGGCAATGCCGCCGTGACCGATGTGCTGGCCCGCGCCAGTGCGGCGCTGGGCCAGGACCTGGGCGCCCTGATCGCTCAGGGGCCTGCCGATCAGCTCAACCTCACCACCCATACGCAGCCCGTCATGCTCGCGGCTGCCTATGCCTGCTACGCCGCCTGGACGGTCGCCGGCGGCCGCAGGCCCGACGTCATGGCCGGCCACAGTCTGGGCGAGTACACCGCCCTGGCGGCCGCGGGTTCCATGGCTCTTGAAGACGCCGTTCGCCTGGTGCGCGTGCGTGCCGATGCCATGCAGACCGCCGTGCCGGTGGGTACGGGTGGCATGGCCGCCATCCTGGGCCTGGACGACGATGCCGTGCGTGCCGCGTGCGCCCAGGCGGCACAGGGCGAAGTAGTCGAAGCAGTCAATTTCAACGCGCCGGCCCAAGTGGTCATCGCCGGCCACAAGACGGCCGTCGAGCGCGCCTGCGAAGCCGCCAAGGCCGCAGGCGCCAAGCGCGCCCTGCCGCTGCCGGTGTCGGCGCCGTTTCACTCGAGCCTGCTCAAGCCCGCCGCCGATGTACTGGCCGGCGCGCTGAGCAAAATCCCAGTGTCCGCGCCGTCCATTCCGGTCATCAACAACGTCGATGTAGCCCAGGCCGGCGACCCTGCCGCAATCCGCGACGCGCTGGTACGCCAGGCCTGGCATCCCGTGCGCTGGGTCGAAACCATCCAAGCCATGAAGGCGCAGGGCGTCACCCACGTGATCGAGTGCGGTCCCGGCAAGGTGCTGACCGGCCTGGTCAAACGCATCGACGGCGACCTCGTGGGCCTGTCCATCGCTGACCCCGCCTCTTTGGAAGCCGCTCTGGCGACCCTGAAAAGCTAA
- a CDS encoding beta-ketoacyl-ACP synthase III encodes MTYSAIAGSGGFLPERVVSNDALAADLAAHGVETSDEWIVERTGIRQRHLAERGVTTSQLATEAARLALQDADLQASDVDLIILATSTPDFVFPSTACLVQANLGISGGAAFDVQAVCSGFVYALTIADSFIRTGRARCALVIGAEVFSRILDWNDRKTCVLFGDGAGAVVLKAAQEPGIMAAQLHADGSLAKILNASGNVAYGEVTGDPFLRMDGQAVFKQAVTVLERSARAVCDEAGLQVSDLDWLVPHQANVRIINFLGRKLGVPTERVVVTVDRHANTSAASVPLALDAARRDGRIQAGQTVLMQGVGGGFTWGSVLVRM; translated from the coding sequence ATGACTTATTCCGCGATCGCGGGGTCGGGCGGTTTTCTGCCCGAACGCGTCGTATCCAACGACGCCCTGGCTGCCGATCTGGCTGCGCACGGTGTCGAGACTTCCGACGAATGGATTGTCGAGCGTACCGGCATCCGCCAGCGCCACCTGGCCGAGCGCGGCGTGACGACCAGCCAGTTGGCCACCGAGGCCGCGCGCCTGGCCCTACAGGACGCCGACCTGCAAGCCAGCGACGTCGATCTCATCATCCTGGCGACTTCCACGCCCGATTTTGTGTTTCCCAGCACTGCCTGCCTGGTGCAAGCCAATCTGGGTATATCCGGCGGCGCGGCGTTCGACGTGCAAGCCGTCTGCAGCGGTTTCGTCTACGCGCTTACCATCGCGGATAGCTTTATCCGGACCGGTCGCGCGCGCTGCGCGCTCGTAATAGGCGCCGAAGTCTTTTCGCGCATCCTCGACTGGAACGACCGTAAAACCTGCGTGCTGTTCGGCGACGGTGCCGGCGCGGTGGTGCTCAAGGCTGCTCAGGAGCCAGGCATCATGGCCGCGCAGTTGCATGCCGACGGCAGCCTGGCCAAGATCCTGAACGCATCGGGCAACGTGGCCTACGGGGAAGTGACGGGAGATCCCTTCCTGCGCATGGATGGCCAGGCGGTGTTCAAGCAGGCCGTCACAGTGCTTGAGCGTTCGGCGCGCGCCGTGTGCGACGAAGCGGGTTTACAGGTTTCGGACCTGGACTGGCTGGTGCCGCACCAGGCCAATGTGCGCATCATCAATTTTCTGGGCCGCAAACTCGGCGTGCCTACCGAGCGCGTGGTGGTCACGGTCGACCGGCATGCCAACACCTCGGCCGCCAGCGTGCCGCTGGCGCTGGACGCCGCGCGTCGCGACGGCCGCATCCAGGCTGGCCAGACGGTGTTGATGCAAGGCGTGGGCGGCGGCTTCACCTGGGGCTCCGTGCTGGTCCGCATGTGA
- the plsX gene encoding phosphate acyltransferase PlsX, with amino-acid sequence MIRIAIDCMGGDAGLPVTIPAAVEFARQFPDTRLLLVGLADQIEAALAGQRNVPRDRIEIVPASEVVAMDDSVEIALRRKKDSSMRLAAQAVKDGRADACVSAGNTGAWMAISRYVLKTLDGIDRPAIATSLPNQKGTATTVLDLGANVDCSAEHLLQFAIMGSALAQALDHRESPSVGLLNIGEEVIKGNEVVKEAAELLRGSQLNFYGNVEGNDIFKGTVDVVVCDGFVGNVVLKAIEGLARMLSGVIREEFKRNWLTLLAGAFSLPVIGRLRKRVDNRRYNGAALLGLRGVVIKSHGSADVYAYGFALQRAREAVVSKLLERTARAVAQITKRHQACGETAPGEAGTQA; translated from the coding sequence GTGATACGCATCGCCATCGATTGCATGGGCGGCGACGCCGGGCTGCCTGTAACCATACCGGCCGCTGTCGAATTCGCCCGGCAGTTTCCGGATACCCGGCTGTTGCTGGTCGGCTTGGCCGACCAGATTGAGGCTGCCCTGGCCGGGCAGCGCAACGTGCCGCGCGATCGCATCGAGATCGTGCCTGCTTCCGAAGTCGTCGCCATGGACGATTCGGTCGAGATCGCGCTGCGGCGCAAGAAGGATTCCTCCATGCGCCTGGCCGCCCAGGCCGTCAAGGACGGTCGCGCCGACGCCTGCGTCTCGGCCGGTAATACCGGCGCCTGGATGGCCATCTCGCGCTATGTGCTGAAAACCTTGGATGGCATCGACCGCCCGGCCATCGCCACTTCGCTGCCCAACCAGAAGGGAACCGCCACCACGGTGCTCGATCTGGGGGCCAATGTCGACTGTTCGGCCGAGCATCTGTTGCAGTTCGCCATCATGGGTTCGGCCCTGGCTCAGGCGCTGGACCATCGCGAGTCGCCCAGCGTGGGCCTGCTCAATATCGGCGAAGAAGTCATCAAGGGCAACGAGGTCGTCAAGGAAGCCGCCGAACTGCTGCGCGGCAGCCAGCTCAACTTCTACGGCAACGTCGAAGGAAACGATATTTTCAAGGGCACGGTCGACGTGGTCGTTTGCGACGGTTTCGTGGGCAATGTGGTCCTGAAGGCCATCGAAGGCCTGGCCAGGATGCTCTCGGGCGTGATCCGCGAAGAATTCAAGCGCAATTGGCTGACCTTGCTGGCCGGGGCATTTTCCCTGCCGGTGATCGGACGCCTGCGCAAGCGCGTGGATAATCGGCGTTACAACGGCGCGGCCCTGCTGGGCCTGCGCGGTGTAGTCATCAAGAGCCACGGTTCGGCCGACGTCTACGCCTACGGCTTTGCTCTGCAGCGGGCGCGCGAGGCCGTGGTCAGTAAACTCCTGGAGCGCACGGCCCGCGCCGTGGCGCAGATAACCAAACGCCATCAGGCCTGCGGCGAGACCGCGCCCGGCGAAGCAGGGACCCAGGCATGA
- the rpmF gene encoding 50S ribosomal protein L32 translates to MAVQQNKKSPSKRGMHRSHDFLVNPPSAVEPTTGEAHLRHHISPNGFYRGRKVLKTKADE, encoded by the coding sequence ATGGCTGTTCAGCAAAACAAGAAGTCCCCGTCCAAGCGTGGCATGCACCGCTCGCACGATTTCCTGGTCAATCCGCCCAGCGCGGTTGAACCCACGACCGGCGAAGCGCATCTGCGCCACCATATCAGCCCCAACGGTTTCTACCGTGGCCGCAAGGTTCTGAAGACCAAGGCCGACGAGTAA
- a CDS encoding YceD family protein: MVARNLADPRNIDVFALAKSADLVSGEIALSRFMRLCAGLPEQEGRVVWQVQGSMGQGTGKTGVISGQPLLHMHVRADLLLDCQRCGQPLTFAVDAQSALQLVQSDADLDDVLGILQEDEGSFFDDEDEEDDVAAADPSSGGYPEKVVGSRHFDLLAQVEDELILNVPYVPRHDVCPGAQASAAAEQEPAERRPSPFAVLEQLKRK, translated from the coding sequence ATGGTGGCTAGAAATTTGGCCGATCCACGCAATATCGATGTCTTTGCCTTGGCAAAAAGTGCCGACCTGGTTTCGGGTGAAATAGCGCTTTCACGCTTTATGCGGCTATGCGCAGGATTGCCGGAGCAAGAGGGTCGGGTGGTCTGGCAGGTGCAAGGCTCGATGGGGCAGGGTACCGGCAAGACTGGCGTGATTTCTGGTCAGCCGCTTTTGCATATGCATGTGCGGGCCGATCTGCTCCTGGATTGTCAGCGCTGCGGGCAGCCTTTGACCTTCGCGGTGGATGCGCAGTCCGCGCTGCAGTTGGTCCAGTCTGATGCGGATCTGGATGATGTGCTTGGCATTTTGCAGGAAGATGAGGGTTCGTTCTTCGATGACGAAGACGAGGAAGATGATGTTGCTGCGGCGGACCCCTCCTCGGGGGGCTACCCCGAAAAAGTAGTGGGTTCGCGGCATTTCGACCTGTTGGCCCAGGTCGAGGACGAGCTGATATTGAACGTCCCCTATGTGCCCCGGCATGATGTATGTCCGGGCGCGCAGGCCAGCGCCGCGGCGGAGCAAGAACCCGCCGAACGTCGCCCGTCACCGTTCGCGGTGCTCGAGCAGCTCAAGCGCAAGTAA
- a CDS encoding Maf-like protein — MSVASNTPTLILASSSRYRREMLARLRLPFCAVSPDIDETPRPSETPADLALRLSVEKAQAVAAGRPGAVVIGSDQVATVDGRPIGKPGNFERALEQLTRLSGREVQFHSALAVTDGVRVERTDIVTYCRFRILTQAAIEAYLHAEQPYDTAGSAKAESLGIALMESMRSDDPTAIIGLPLIALTGMLVSFGLDPLQHAGAQA; from the coding sequence ATGTCCGTAGCCTCTAATACGCCAACTCTGATCCTGGCCTCCAGCTCGCGCTACCGTCGCGAGATGCTCGCCCGCCTGCGCCTGCCCTTTTGCGCCGTGTCGCCCGACATCGACGAAACCCCCCGTCCGAGCGAAACGCCCGCCGACCTGGCGCTGCGCCTGTCTGTGGAAAAAGCCCAGGCCGTAGCGGCAGGCCGTCCGGGGGCCGTCGTCATCGGTTCGGACCAGGTGGCCACCGTGGACGGTCGACCCATAGGCAAGCCCGGCAATTTCGAGCGCGCCCTGGAGCAACTTACCCGCCTGTCGGGACGGGAGGTGCAGTTTCACAGCGCCCTGGCCGTAACCGACGGCGTCCGCGTGGAACGCACCGATATTGTCACCTACTGCCGTTTCCGTATTCTTACGCAGGCTGCCATCGAAGCCTACCTGCATGCCGAGCAGCCCTATGACACGGCCGGCAGCGCCAAGGCAGAGAGTCTGGGCATCGCCCTGATGGAAAGCATGCGCAGCGACGATCCCACCGCGATCATCGGCCTGCCGCTGATCGCGCTCACGGGCATGCTGGTTTCGTTCGGCCTGGATCCGCTGCAGCATGCTGGAGCACAGGCATGA
- a CDS encoding SAM-dependent methyltransferase — MSAADGGALHLIPVGLGESPATRWLPDDVRVLAARLDTYIAENAKTARAFLKQVGAVRPLQEITIHTLSPDIDADQITQWLKPLRAGAEVGLVSEAGCPAVADPGARVVAEAHRQGLAVRPWVGPSSILLGLMASGLDGQRFAFHGYAPVDPTERARQLRTWEQHSAKHDQTQMLIETPYRNAAMFKTLLSALRGDTRLCIARSLTSEDELVQTRTVTEWKRMPAPDLDRKPTLFLFLAR; from the coding sequence ATGAGCGCGGCAGACGGCGGCGCCCTGCACCTGATACCCGTAGGCCTGGGCGAATCGCCCGCGACCCGCTGGCTGCCCGACGATGTGCGCGTCCTGGCGGCGCGGCTCGACACTTATATCGCCGAAAACGCCAAGACGGCGCGCGCCTTCCTCAAGCAGGTAGGCGCTGTCCGCCCCCTGCAGGAAATCACCATCCACACCCTGTCGCCCGACATCGATGCGGACCAGATCACGCAATGGCTCAAGCCCCTGCGCGCAGGGGCCGAAGTCGGCCTGGTATCGGAAGCAGGCTGTCCGGCCGTGGCCGACCCCGGCGCGCGCGTCGTGGCCGAAGCTCACCGGCAAGGCCTGGCCGTGCGGCCCTGGGTAGGACCGTCCTCCATTCTGCTGGGCCTCATGGCCAGCGGCCTGGACGGCCAGCGCTTTGCCTTCCATGGCTACGCGCCGGTGGACCCGACCGAGCGCGCCAGGCAGTTACGCACCTGGGAGCAGCATTCGGCCAAACACGACCAGACGCAGATGCTGATCGAAACTCCCTATCGCAACGCCGCCATGTTCAAGACCCTGCTGAGCGCCCTGCGCGGCGACACCCGCCTGTGCATCGCCCGCTCGCTCACTTCCGAGGACGAACTGGTGCAAACGCGCACCGTGACCGAATGGAAGCGGATGCCCGCGCCCGATCTGGACAGGAAGCCCACACTATTTCTGTTCCTAGCCCGCTGA
- a CDS encoding N-acetylmuramoyl-L-alanine amidase: MPNGIRHTIPRAVARAAAVMAACLAATLSGCATGPVPIDHSIHAVAQDSRVRYVVLHYTALPAAESLRVLSTQDVSAHYLITDSKPPHVYQLVPETRRAWHAGDSSWYGEIALNDSSVGIEIVNLGNSTGTWQPFTRGQIRTLIPLLRDIVQRNAIEPQNIVAHSDVAPQRKVDPGPLFPWRLLAQQGLGRWYDEAAETATRVQLQAGPLPGVAWFQQQLRRLGYDCPQDGLLTPATRRVIAAFQMHYRPSNYDGEPDAQTAAIMMTMK; encoded by the coding sequence ATGCCAAACGGCATACGACACACTATCCCACGCGCCGTTGCACGCGCCGCGGCCGTCATGGCGGCCTGCCTTGCGGCCACCCTGTCCGGCTGTGCCACCGGCCCTGTGCCCATCGACCACTCGATACACGCCGTCGCGCAGGACAGCCGTGTACGCTACGTAGTACTGCACTACACGGCCCTGCCCGCGGCCGAATCGCTGCGCGTGCTGTCCACGCAGGACGTCAGCGCCCACTACCTGATCACCGACTCTAAACCGCCGCACGTCTACCAGCTGGTGCCCGAGACACGCAGGGCCTGGCATGCCGGCGACAGTTCCTGGTATGGCGAGATCGCGCTCAATGACAGCTCGGTCGGCATCGAGATCGTCAACCTGGGCAACAGCACCGGTACCTGGCAACCCTTCACGCGGGGTCAGATCCGCACACTGATCCCTCTGCTGCGCGACATCGTGCAACGCAACGCCATCGAACCGCAGAATATCGTGGCGCACAGCGACGTCGCGCCACAGCGCAAGGTCGATCCGGGCCCCCTGTTTCCCTGGCGCCTGCTGGCGCAGCAAGGCCTGGGACGCTGGTACGATGAAGCGGCCGAGACAGCAACACGGGTGCAGTTGCAGGCCGGGCCGCTGCCCGGTGTGGCATGGTTCCAGCAGCAACTGCGGCGCCTGGGCTACGACTGCCCGCAGGACGGACTGCTCACGCCCGCCACGCGGCGCGTGATCGCGGCGTTTCAGATGCATTACCGTCCGTCGAACTACGATGGCGAGCCGGATGCGCAGACGGCGGCAATCATGATGACAATGAAATAA
- a CDS encoding type II toxin-antitoxin system HipA family toxin yields the protein MNVKALAIHLGRFRVGVLFQYAAAASHVVTRFVVDDAFASNPDQPMVSLSMLADDAQTQRALWADVRSPIFNGRYSPENGWLLPAFFQNLLPEGVFRDRVAELRGCDPKDHFEMLAACGRDLPGDLAAQPVDLTRSALARYVTQDADALEMTVTAEPLEEGISLSGVQPKLGVQFESGRYVGRTRLRDAQIIAKLPVVGQPLLPQLEALSLHLAEAAGVAVVQAHLEPLEKLQVEHGYDLGEVEAKTQFLAVTRYDRDASSNPAARVHCEDFAQILDVMPEQKNTGGTYLDVANIMMAFPSLGEPAVHELLRRLAVNEMLGNPDMHLKNIGVIYPDGRTPLLPPAYDIVAYAAYNKRIGHALHILPPDRQSPDRRPPDRRPPDSGRSAAKPKMSAAAAQAGQAAKPGLSPAVVREFCALLDIAEKPAAAAVRQAVAAAVRQWPAMIHDSGLTVAQKEKLLAHFLAHPLVASLMRRRVR from the coding sequence ATGAACGTCAAAGCGCTGGCTATCCACCTGGGCCGGTTTCGCGTCGGCGTGCTGTTCCAATACGCCGCAGCCGCAAGCCATGTCGTCACCCGTTTCGTGGTGGACGACGCCTTTGCTTCCAATCCTGATCAGCCCATGGTTTCGCTCTCCATGCTGGCCGACGATGCCCAGACTCAGCGCGCGCTTTGGGCCGACGTCCGTTCGCCGATTTTCAACGGCCGGTACAGCCCGGAAAATGGCTGGCTGCTGCCCGCTTTCTTCCAGAACCTGCTGCCCGAGGGCGTGTTTCGCGACCGAGTCGCCGAACTGCGCGGCTGCGATCCCAAGGATCACTTCGAGATGCTGGCGGCCTGCGGTCGCGATCTGCCGGGCGACCTTGCCGCGCAGCCCGTGGACCTAACGCGCTCTGCGCTCGCCCGCTATGTGACGCAAGATGCGGATGCCCTGGAAATGACGGTCACCGCCGAACCTCTGGAAGAGGGCATATCGCTCTCCGGCGTGCAGCCCAAGCTCGGCGTGCAGTTCGAGTCGGGCCGCTACGTGGGCCGTACCCGGTTGCGGGATGCACAGATCATCGCCAAGCTTCCGGTGGTCGGCCAGCCCCTGCTGCCGCAGCTGGAGGCCCTGTCGCTGCACCTGGCCGAAGCAGCCGGCGTGGCGGTAGTCCAGGCGCACCTGGAGCCTCTGGAAAAACTCCAGGTCGAGCACGGCTACGATCTCGGCGAGGTCGAGGCGAAAACGCAATTTCTCGCCGTCACCCGCTACGACCGTGACGCAAGCAGCAATCCGGCCGCGCGCGTGCATTGCGAGGATTTTGCCCAGATCCTGGATGTCATGCCCGAGCAGAAAAATACCGGCGGCACCTATCTGGACGTGGCCAACATCATGATGGCTTTTCCATCCCTGGGCGAGCCTGCTGTGCATGAACTGCTGCGCCGCCTGGCGGTCAACGAAATGCTGGGCAATCCGGATATGCACCTGAAGAATATTGGTGTGATCTATCCGGACGGCAGGACGCCGCTGCTGCCGCCTGCCTACGACATCGTGGCCTATGCCGCCTACAACAAGCGGATAGGCCACGCACTGCATATTTTGCCGCCGGATCGCCAGTCGCCGGATCGCCGGCCGCCGGATCGCCGGCCTCCCGATTCCGGCAGATCCGCGGCCAAGCCGAAAATGTCCGCGGCCGCGGCGCAGGCCGGTCAGGCCGCGAAACCGGGACTGAGTCCCGCGGTCGTGCGCGAATTCTGCGCGCTGCTCGATATTGCGGAAAAACCCGCCGCGGCGGCCGTACGTCAGGCCGTTGCCGCCGCTGTGCGCCAGTGGCCGGCCATGATCCACGATTCCGGGCTGACCGTCGCGCAGAAAGAAAAGCTGCTCGCGCACTTTCTGGCTCACCCGCTGGTGGCTTCGCTGATGCGCCGACGCGTCAGGTAG
- a CDS encoding helix-turn-helix domain-containing protein: protein MKSLFDLAELLRSRLKAQGISQRVLSTRAGLARRTLENMLSGRVDYKVTTLIAVLDRLGLELVIVPQEAAPGLADLAPHTQAQAAVKTRLQAAREALQARLAAGHAPRALSSALLASQKGAPVLERSAGKKKS, encoded by the coding sequence ATGAAATCCTTATTCGATCTCGCTGAACTCCTACGTTCGCGGCTCAAAGCTCAAGGCATCTCTCAGCGCGTGCTGAGCACGCGGGCAGGGCTTGCCCGCCGCACCCTGGAAAACATGCTGAGCGGGCGTGTGGATTACAAGGTCACCACGCTGATTGCCGTGCTCGACCGCCTGGGGCTGGAACTGGTGATCGTGCCCCAGGAAGCCGCGCCGGGGCTGGCCGATCTGGCTCCCCATACGCAGGCCCAGGCTGCCGTCAAGACCCGGCTGCAGGCCGCGCGCGAGGCACTGCAGGCACGCTTGGCCGCCGGGCATGCCCCCCGTGCCCTTTCCTCCGCGCTTCTGGCTTCCCAGAAGGGGGCTCCTGTTCTGGAACGCTCCGCCGGCAAGAAAAAATCATGA